ttctccacagagggttggtcacctcctccccatactgtgcttcccagtgcagtagtctgggagctgaccttgttcgtgaagacagaggcaaaaaaagtattgagtacattagatttttccacatcctctgtcactaggttgcctcccccattcagtaaggggcccacactttccttgaccaccttcttgttgctaacatacctgaagaaacccttcttgttactcttaacatcccttgctagctgcaactccaagtgtgatttggccttcctgatttcactcctgcatgcctgagcaatatttttatactcctccctggtcatttgtccaatcttccacttcttataagcttcttttttgtgtttaagatcagcaaggatttcactgttaagccaagctggtcgcctgccatatttactattctttctacacatcaggatggtttgttcctgcaacctcaataaggattctttaaaatacagccagctctcctttaTTCTCCcgggggatcctgcccatcagttccctgggggagtcaaagtctgcttttctgaagtccagggtccgtattctgctgctctcctttcttccttgtgtcaggatcctgaactcgaccatctcctagtcatagactcatagactttaaggtcagaagggaccattatgatcatctagtctgacctcccgcatgatgcagaccacaaaagctgacccaccccctttcccttgactcagctgttgaagtccccaaatcctgtgatttaaagacttcaagtcgcagagaatcctccagctagcaacccccgccccatgctgcggaggaaggcgaaaaacctccagggcctctgccaatctaccctggaggaaaattcctttccgaccccaaatatggcgatcagtagaacaccgagcatgcaggcaagattctccagccagaccctcattgaccattgatactatttaccagaagatgaagaagtggttcaggactaagtcctgcacttaggacggaagaatcccattcactgttacagactagggactgagtggctaggcagcagttctgcagaaaaggacctagtcactgcctcccccatccacttttgcttcccctactaattcttccctgtttgtcagcagcaggtcaagaagagctctgcccctagttggttcctccagcacttgcaccaggaaattgtcccctatgctttccaaaaacttcctggattgtctgtgcgctgctgtattgctctcccagcagatataagggtgattgaagtcccccatgagaaccagggagATGTTTTCCAGGGAGATCTGAGAAGAACTTGGGAGTCAGTGACAGGTCTCTGCATGTCTGGGGTAGCTCAGAGGAGTTCCTCCTGTGGCCCACGCTGGACAGACACACAGTGGTCCCAGCATAGGGGGGTATGAACAATGGGATGCAAGCATGATAGCTACTCTCTTGGTTGGTTCCCCAGGGATCAAACCAGGGACCTCCAGGGCTAACAGCCTGAGCTAGAGAGCCCAGGCTCCCGAGGAGGGGGATTGGAACAATTCATCTCCTCTGCAGATCGGCCTTGGGGGGACCTGTCACACACACTCACTAGCAGGCTACGTAAGCGGCGACCACGATGCCACAGCTAATGTACTGTGGAATGGCACAATCCAGCGGGGAAAATGTGTAATCAGAACAAAGTCTCCTGGCGCCATCCGTCACAGAACTCCGAGCACTTTCCTATGGCGGCTGGATATCGTTAATCCCCATtgcagggcggggaggggtggggggcacagagagTGGAAGTGGCTTGCTGGCGGtcaccttgctgaattgggaggAGACCCCAGGAGTTCTGAGTTCTAGTGCTCTTCTGTCTTGGTGGAACCCTCTGAACAGCTGGAGCACTCACCATGCCCCTGGCTGGGATCTCTGGGTACAGGAGGGCAGCCAGGCTGAGGAACCACCAGTACAGGAGTGTGGCAAAGTGTAGCGACATCACTGATGGGGAAGCACCATCAGGAGGGGCAGGTGCCAGGTGATGCTGCCAGCAAAGAGGAAATAAGAAGTGTGGGGAGTAGGTAGCGCAGGTGGGGAGTCTAGTGCTGCTGGGGAGAGTCGTGGAGCCGAAGGAGGGCTGGAGGGTATCAATGTGGTGGGAAGTGTAGGGCTGACCAGGATACTTGGCAGAAGGGCACAAAGGTCTGTGGTAGGACAGGAATCAGGGACTGGACTGACTAGGGGAGCAAAGATGGGAGGGGTGGGCAGGaatctgcctctgctgctgccctgtGTAGGATGAACAAAGCGACATGTGCTGTGCCATGCTGCAGGCAGAGGGTTGGTAAGGAGTCATGCTTTAGCCAGGCTTTAGCCCTTCAggatccccttcccccaaaggtGCAAGCCAGCACTGAAAGGGTTAACAATCAGAGAGCACTGCCAGGCGCAGGTTATCTATATGGCTACATTGCCCAGGAGAACGTGTATCGCTGCCTTTGGGCAGGCAAAGGGGGCTGAAGCTGTTCTCTAGGCTAGTGCATCTGGGCTCAGTGGCACTGGCAGTGAAGAACTAGTTGTTGTTCACTCTCCATTGATGTGCTACGGGGATGCTTCTGCATTGTTTTGGGAGAAGCCTCATTCACTGTGACGAGCTTCAAGCTTCAGGGAGCAGGATAAAACATCTTCATCgtgtcagtgaaaatgcaaagGTCCGTGTATTTCCTGTCAGTGTGCCCTGGGACAAGCTGAAGGCGCCATGCAGTTGTTAGAACAGCTGGAGTAATGGCAGATAGGGAGCCTCAATACATCATTTCCAAATGTGATCTCTGCTGCATGCCTTTACTGAAGTAGCTTACAGGGAGCGGGGAGGCTGGTTTCCCCCAGAGAGTGTCTGACAAAATGCTGTAACCCCAAGCCGGGCTCCTGTGCAGAGTCATACCAGCTGCAGGAGAGTCCAGGATGTCCCGACTCGGGAGAGAGTGGCTTTAGTCAGCTGttctggtggagctgcagaaaCCTGGGAACTGGATTCAGTGCAGGAATCTGTGAGCACCCTCTTGTGCGAAATCAGCAGCTGCTCTGCTGAGTCacagtggctgcagcagggtaagtGAGATCAGGATCTGTCTTTCCGTCTGCTCCCTGGTTCAAGGTTGGATGGTTGACCTCAAGGCCAAGCTCGGAATGTGGAGTTCACTGTGGGAGGCTGTAATTGCCTGGGAGGCTGTAATTGCCTGGGATGATTATTTTATGTGACACTTAAATGTATGCAGCCCAGTAAAAGGGTGTTTGCTTTGCTTGGTTCCCTGGGATCTGCAGCTGGTGAGTTGGTACTGAAAGCGGGAGGATGTTTGCTGCTCTGCGTGTGCAGTGAGCTGTCATCCCAGCATTCAGAAGCATGGCTTGGTTTATCGTGGGGTTGGAGTGAACATCTCCTCAAGCCTGGGCTGAGGTGGCCACCTGCACCGAGGCTCTggtcctgctcccactgcagtcagcagcaactcccactgagttgtgcagggccaggagcaggctggagggagatgGAGGCTGAGTGGGAGTGTGGTATGTTCACGCCTGGGTTGGCACATGAACAGATTCTCCATTGTCCTGCAGCCTGTGGAGTCATTGACGCCTGTGCACGGTGGGTTTAAAACGCTGCTATTATGATGGAGTGATGTCTCGCACTCACTGGCCATGGCCAGAAATGGCTGCAGGGTCGGGGACAAATGGCGCATGGGCTTGGACCTGCAGCGAGAGGAGGATCCTTCAAATACAGTCCATGAGAATGGGACCATGTCAAGAAATATCAAGCAGACTCAGCAGATTCTTCATTCCCCTTGCCAGCTGCTCTGAGCTCACTGCAGAGCAATGGCTCCTTCTGGGCAGCTTCTCCCCTCTGCACTGAAGCATTCATTGGGTGTGCAGAGATGgagactgctgctgctcctcacctCCCAGTGACATGCATCGCCTTGTCTCCTCTCCTGGAGGTGCCTTCACCCCAAGGAAAACTCGTACTCAGTCTTTGAGAGGCTCCCTTTCTGAGCGCAGTCTGTGTGGCCAAGCCCTGCCTTGGCCAGCACCACAAGGGAATTGACGTGTTGCCCCTTGGGTGTGCTGCTGGGGCAAGGCAGGCCATGCCACTGGGGTGCCTTAGCTCACCCCTTGCTGCTTAACGGCTGCTGCAAATGGTAGCTTGTCTGCTGGCTGGGGAGCTGAACACGGAGTCACAGTCCTGTCCACCCAGACCCCACAGTGGGTGCTGGGTGGCATGTGAAGATATCCTGCCTAACCATAGCAGTGTTGAGGGAAGACCCTCTGCCTCACTCACCTGTCACCCAGCAGGCAGGATTCAGCCTCACTAAAGGCTCACTCAGCCCCTGTGATTGTAgagacaggactggaagggacctccttgGGTCAATGAGTCCATAgactatcagggctggaaggaacctcgggaggtcatctagtccaaccccctgcttagagcaggaccaatccccagacagatttttgccctgatccctaaatggccccctcaaggattgaactcacaaccctgggtttagcaggccaatgctcaaaccactgatctatccctCCAGTCCTCTGGTGTCACAGAGTTAATTAAGGACAGTAAACCCTTCCTAATTAATAGTTTCACCATTGACCTGATTCTTCCCATGGCACCAACAGCCTAACCTACCCAGCGAGTTCAGCATCTGATCAGAAGAAGCCATCTGACCAGCATCAGAACTAACCTGGAGAATATGCAAGGCAGCATTGCCCCGTTCTCCCAGCTCTTTCCAGCCTCTGTTGGGAGAAGCAGAGCCTGTCATGTCCCTAGCACAGCGTaggagggggagctgcagagcagcatAGAGCTTGGCAATTTGCTTTGTAAGTTCTTTCACAGGAAGCTGAATTTTATTAGGGGCTGTGCTTTAGAAATGaatcagttcttcttcgagtgcttgctcatatcgattccaatagGTGTGTGCGCACGCCGCGTGCACGGTCgccggagaattttctaccctagcaacacccggcgggtcggctgtggagccccctagagtggcgccttcatggtgctggatatataccccagccgacccggcgccccctcagttccttcttaccgcccctgacggtcgttggaactgtggagcgcggcatagctgttctccactctccctagcttatcctgTTATTCtgtagatagttgtagttatagttgttGTATAGTGTTAGATACTTGttcattttactttttaatagTTGTAGATAGTTAgcggggattaagggggttgttctccccccttcttccccccggcgcatagccgggctcatgcccaaggctcccggctttaagcagtgcgtgtcctgcgctaagcctatgcccacgagtgATCCGCatgactcgtgtctgaagtgcctagGAGAatcccatcagacagataagtgcaaaatctataaggccttcagaccgagaaccaaaaaggagcgggactttcggcttcggcaactcctcatggaggcggcacttagcccggacccTCCATCGGCGCGTCAGGCTCCGACaccgagcgcctcggtgcgcagcacCCCTGCAGCACCGACTGGTTCTGCACCGCGGGTAgagtcggacaagcctccacggcaccgacCTCCTTCGGCACCGCACCCGCCACAAGGGCCTCGGCGCCGATCCTTGTCTCCGGGACATAAGAAAGCCCGCAAGGCACAGGATACTGCCGTcctgaagacgccggctcccccggtgccgggggtagagccgcgtccgcctttGGATCACCAAAAGCAGGTGCCTGCTacgccgtcgactccggctccgtggccgttgagtccggtgcggactggATCACCACCTCGGTCGGTGGTGGAGCCTTGTCttccgtcgaccccagagaccttcgcgacggcgagagacctCATTGCTCTCACAGAACCGGCACCGCTCCAACCACCAGCACTGTTGGTTCCTCGCccggtgcaatccaggggcaaaCCTGCCCTGGTGCGCCCGCCATCTCAGGGAGTGGACTCACGGCACCGCTCCAGGTCGCAAAGCAGGTCCCGAcaccgctcgcagtcccggcgccgactaTCACCTCAGCACCGGTcatactcgcggccaagatcctcgtcgcggcaccgctctacgtctcggcaccgttaCGATCATCAGTACCGATCGAACTCCAGACGTAGTTCCCGGCACCGGTACAAGCGACGCTCGGcttcgaggggccgctcccggcaccgtgTCTACTCGCGGTCGTCTTCATCCAGATCCAGATCAGGATCTCGGCACCGACGTGGTCATCGTCACCGATCCTGATCTCGgtaccgctcaccggcaccgcaCAGGGAccgatcatctccggaccggaaCCGAGCGGCACCATATCATCTGGAACCGATTTCGGCGCGATCGGCACCGCCCTGGCcctcgagatcggtgtctcgttccTCCGATGGGgcctcgagatcggcatacccccctcaggggcaggccgcTGAGGCTGACATgagccactggcaggaggtagcggaggatcccgctcagggacctaagcactggtcgttctggaccccgtgggcgtatcaCCAAGCACAGGGGgcaccaccatcagcctctcacTCGGCACACTCTAGGCACAGGGCTCCGGAGGCCAccatctcccgcccccccccccccccccccagggggcatggaggctcccgTGCCTGCACCACCTGAGgacctggacccaggggcaggcgaCGCTCTGCTTCAGGGTCCCTTGGAGCAGGACCCGCCATTagatcccttgccacctgaggcatcctcctcatcttccccagatgcgGCGGTGGCGGGCACAACAGCCACACGTCCGCCCCCGATAGATCTTTGtgcacaccaggacctattacgtagggtggcacgtaatatggacctccaggcagaggagatagtggaggtacAGGACCCaattgtgaacatcctctctgcggatgccccatccagggTGGCATTGCCCCTGATTCGCACGATTCAGGCTAATGCCACTgtgatatggcaaactcctgcctctattccacccacagccagaggggtggaaagaaagtacttcgtcccctcaaaggactatgagtacttatACACTCatccccaaccgtgttcactagtggtgtcatcggtgaacgcaagggagcgccacggtcagcaggctgcagcgcccaaatcgaaggacgctaagcgcttcgatttgtttgggcgtaaggtatattcagccggagggctgcaacttagagcagctaaccagcaggcgctcttgagccgctataactttaattcctggaactctatggggaagttcaaggaattagtcccccaagactccagggaagagttcggggccttagtggaggagggtaagaaggtggcacggacctccttacaggcctccttggatatagcggactcggctgcgaggacgctggcctcaggtatcgccaTGCGGagagtctcctggctccaggtctcgggcttgcctccggaactgcagcaaaccctgcaggatttaccctttgagggacacgggttgttctcggacaagacggactctcgactgcagagcctcaaggactcgagaacaatcatgcgctccctgggcaTGCATGTTCCAGGACCCCAGCGCAGaccctttaggccccagcctcaaaggttctaccccccccccccggcctcgtcCTAGACAGGACTCCGCCAGAAGGCGGGGacgaggtggtaggagaaggttgaccagccctcaacccggtcagaaccaggggccacctaggccaccttcaggccctaggcagaacttttgaaggtgcggtcgaggacggcgccccagtcatcacCCAGGATCTAgctccctcctttcgggatcgcctctcccatttccaccgtgcttggtcccttataaccttggactgttgggtccttcgcacggtggagaggggatacgctctccagttttcttcgttccctccctcccaccccccctccccgtccctcttcagggacccttctcacgagcaacttcttacacaggaggtttctacgctcctatctatgggggccatagaggaggttccactagaattaaggggcagggggttttattcccgctacttcctgatccccaagtccaaagggggtctgcgactcatcttagacttacgcggactcaacaaattcatagtaaagttgaagttctgcatggtctcactggggaccattatcccttctctggatcctggagactggttcgccgccctcgacatgaaggacgcatgttttcatatag
This region of Chrysemys picta bellii isolate R12L10 chromosome 9, ASM1138683v2, whole genome shotgun sequence genomic DNA includes:
- the LOC135973372 gene encoding CLK4-associating serine/arginine rich protein-like; the protein is MPKAPGFKQCVSCAKPMPTSDPHDSCLKCLGESHQTDKCKIYKAFRPRTKKERDFRLRQLLMEAALSPDPPSARQAPTPSASVRSTPAAPTGSAPRVESDKPPRHRPPSAPHPPQGPRRRSLSPGHKKARKAQDTAVLKTPAPPVPGVEPRPPLDHQKQVPATPSTPAPWPLSPVRTGSPPRSVVEPCLPSTPETFATARDLIALTEPAPLQPPALLVPRPVQSRGKPALVRPPSQGVDSRHRSRSQSRSRHRSQSRRRLSPQHRSYSRPRSSSRHRSTSRHRYDHQYRSNSRRSSRHRYKRRSASRGRSRHRVYSRSSSSRSRSGSRHRRGHRHRS